In a single window of the Streptomyces sp. NBC_00353 genome:
- a CDS encoding adenosine kinase — MSTETDILVLGGAGVDTIVYVPQLPLPYADSYMVPAIETRAGQTGDFVALGAHALGLRTHHIDMIGDDDAGSLVRALHRDRGIALTEVPLPAGTKRAVNLVGPDGRRLSLYDNSRSQEADRLPPETVGALAAVSRHAHVSITYPCAFALPTLREAGVTISTDLHNWDGAQAYHEAFAYEADLVFLSTAALVNPEKTMRQIVERGRARAVVATAGAEGAYQLLDGELTHIPAVTPPAQVVDSNGAGDAFVAGYLFGRLSGESPQRCGLYGAIAGAYACTVPATGTDLISRAELLSLAAAEGSTAG, encoded by the coding sequence TTGAGTACCGAGACCGACATCCTCGTCCTGGGGGGTGCCGGCGTGGACACCATTGTGTACGTCCCCCAGCTGCCTCTTCCGTACGCCGACAGCTACATGGTGCCTGCCATCGAAACACGGGCGGGCCAGACCGGCGACTTCGTGGCGCTCGGAGCGCACGCTCTGGGGCTGCGCACACATCACATCGACATGATCGGCGATGACGACGCAGGCAGCCTGGTCCGCGCGCTGCACCGCGACCGGGGCATCGCGCTCACCGAGGTCCCCCTGCCCGCAGGCACCAAGCGCGCGGTGAATCTCGTCGGCCCCGACGGGCGGCGGCTGTCGTTGTACGACAACAGCCGCTCGCAGGAGGCGGACCGCCTGCCCCCGGAAACGGTGGGTGCCCTCGCCGCGGTCAGCCGCCACGCCCACGTCTCCATCACCTATCCCTGCGCGTTCGCCCTTCCCACGCTGCGCGAGGCAGGGGTGACCATCTCGACCGACCTGCACAACTGGGACGGCGCGCAGGCGTACCACGAGGCATTCGCCTACGAGGCCGACCTGGTCTTCCTGTCGACCGCCGCCCTGGTGAACCCGGAGAAGACCATGCGGCAGATCGTGGAACGCGGCCGAGCCCGAGCGGTCGTCGCCACAGCGGGAGCCGAGGGGGCGTATCAACTGCTCGACGGGGAGCTGACCCATATTCCGGCGGTCACACCGCCCGCGCAGGTGGTGGACTCCAACGGCGCCGGCGACGCGTTCGTGGCGGGCTATCTGTTCGGCCGGCTCTCCGGCGAGTCACCACAGCGGTGCGGCCTCTACGGCGCGATCGCCGGAGCCTATGCCTGCACCGTCCCGGCGACAGGGACCGACCTCATCAGCCGGGCCGAACTCCTCTCCCTCGCCGCGGCGGAAGGGAGCACGGCCGGCTGA
- a CDS encoding GNAT family N-acetyltransferase, translating to MTDLRIEQVDGDAMLRDWQHVHNAVIPTAALSLDEVRERVERNRLEVAYLGDVLVGCSTVRPPTSETSVATVIARVLPAHRRQGVGGALYARGLAQARKLGADVIETVVLESNPDGLRFAQAQGFVEVERYLLPGDSVRFIDLRLA from the coding sequence ATGACTGATCTCCGCATCGAGCAGGTGGACGGCGATGCCATGCTTCGTGACTGGCAGCATGTCCATAACGCCGTCATCCCCACGGCCGCCCTGTCTCTCGACGAAGTACGTGAGCGCGTCGAACGCAACCGGTTGGAGGTTGCGTATCTGGGCGACGTCCTTGTCGGCTGCTCGACCGTGCGCCCGCCCACGAGCGAAACATCGGTTGCCACGGTGATCGCCAGAGTGCTCCCGGCTCACCGGCGACAAGGGGTTGGCGGAGCACTCTACGCGCGAGGGCTGGCGCAGGCGCGAAAGCTCGGAGCCGACGTCATCGAGACGGTGGTCCTGGAGTCCAACCCGGACGGGCTGCGGTTCGCGCAGGCACAGGGATTTGTCGAAGTCGAGAGGTACCTGCTGCCGGGGGACAGTGTGCGCTTCATCGACTTGAGGCTGGCCTGA
- a CDS encoding DUF5709 domain-containing protein, with product MDIDTTMGDEVYQPDGSEVQDDAGLLDVEDTLDDRAGADPLDAGYSPPERPWAVEHHGVTAAEQHEGETLDQRLSEEEPDLVVPDGDEIGDVLDTDGEVRDDEVGGLRAGRLVAPDEGAHEDDEKDMIAFDVGIDGAAASAEEAAMHVVPAPEGP from the coding sequence ATGGACATCGACACCACGATGGGCGACGAGGTCTACCAGCCGGACGGCTCGGAGGTGCAGGACGACGCCGGCCTGCTCGACGTGGAGGACACTCTCGACGACCGGGCCGGTGCGGATCCGCTCGATGCAGGCTATTCGCCCCCCGAGCGGCCGTGGGCCGTGGAACACCACGGTGTCACGGCGGCTGAGCAGCACGAAGGCGAAACGCTCGACCAGCGCCTCAGCGAGGAGGAGCCGGATCTCGTTGTACCCGATGGAGACGAGATCGGCGATGTGTTGGACACCGACGGTGAGGTCCGTGACGACGAGGTCGGCGGTCTGCGCGCCGGACGGCTCGTCGCACCCGACGAGGGTGCCCACGAGGACGACGAGAAAGACATGATCGCCTTCGATGTCGGCATCGACGGCGCAGCGGCCTCGGCCGAGGAAGCGGCCATGCACGTGGTCCCCGCCCCGGAAGGTCCGTAG